A genomic stretch from Diprion similis isolate iyDipSimi1 chromosome 1, iyDipSimi1.1, whole genome shotgun sequence includes:
- the LOC124410648 gene encoding uncharacterized protein LOC124410648 isoform X2, whose amino-acid sequence MRLWFSIPILLILACIILESAAVKTKRDSGDASKYRHKSSNPTEDHYSMNKLDHKKKSRIEKREVLKKKGQHRNGEANEKIDAGKFLKEESKERNGKMYYEEKSGKMSQNKISKSKENVKNDKHTDKVAKAKSKKSKRSTELEAPNETLDNAAGYLAGFKKNAHSNFDPASKREKSKDKVTKKSGCGIGKSVDSKLKEEFSVNSEPVSDIQSPKETTSALDCNDKRGESKEFKKQKMNSEKIKKQKHNNNSNDLHKGNINLKESESPEEKNHEITKPVQPDDTPIYETDMPDKYKSGTCNLEDDHATEQSKTCYRPKESKCHANDVVKNSVAGTKQEDMEQMSAQENKARDNNAEEKNSNGEESISENVVQDGSDTV is encoded by the exons ATGCG GTTGTGGTTTAGCATTCCGATACTGTTAATACTGGCATGTATTATACTCGAGTCTGCGGCAGTGAAGACAAAAAGAGATTCTGGTGATGCATCAAAATATCGCCATAAGTCGTCAAATCCAACAGAAGACCATTATTCTAT gaaCAAATTagatcacaaaaaaaaatcccgtaTCGAAAAACGAGAAGTGCTTAAAAAAAAGGGGCAACATCGTAATGGAGAAGCAAATGAGAAGATTGATGCCGGTAAATTTCTGAAGGAAGAATCAAAGGAACGTAatggaaaaatgtattatgaagaaaaaagtggaaagatgagccaaaacaaaattagtaaaagtaaagaaaatgtTAAGAATGATAAGCATACCGATAAAGTAGCTAAAGCTAAATCTAAGAAAAGTAAGAGATCTACCGAGCTCGAGGCACCAAACGAAACTTTGGATAACGCTGCCGGCTACCTGGCTGGCTTTAAAAAGAACGCGCACTCCAATTTTGATCCAGCatcaaagagagagaaatctAAGGATAAAGTCACGAAAAAATCTGGGTGTGGTATTGGCAAATCAGTGGATAGTAAACTTAAAGAGGAGTTTTCTGTAAATTCCGAGCCAGTTTCGGACATACAGTCACCTAAAGAGACCACCTCTGCATTAGATTGTAATGATAAGAGAGGAGAAagtaaagaatttaaaaaacagaaaatgaattcagagaaaattaaaaagcaGAAAcacaataataacagtaatgatCTACATAAGGGAAATATCAACTTGAAAGAGTCTGAATCGCCAGAGGAGAAAAATCACGAAATTACAAAACCTGTTCAACCAGAtg ATACACCGATATACGAAACAGATATGCCAGACAAATATAAGTCTGGTACTTGTAATCTGGAAGATGATCATGCGACTGAGCAAAGCAAAACTTGTTACAGACCTAAAGAATCTAAATGTCATGCGAATGATGTTGTAAAAAATAGTGTAGCAGGTACTAAACAAGAAGATATGGAGCAAATGTCAGCACAAGAAAATAAAGCCCGAGATAATAATGccgaagagaaaaattcgaaCGGAGAAGAATCAATCAGTGAAAATGTTGTGCAAGATGGCAGTGACACAGTGTGA
- the LOC124408511 gene encoding histone acetyltransferase KAT8-like: protein MADTDHKGKDSSSAKESGVKPENRENNSTNGGKGSGDDADSLEEQPLDIGEHYLVRRSDDSWHPAEIIQTRYNEGEGHYEYYVHYEGYNRRLDEWVPRDRIMSSRFDMSDQSWKNSDRNPASDLLADSSDRKITRNQKRRHDEINHIQKTYAEMDPTTAALEKEHEAITKVKYIDRIQIGRYEIDTWYFSPYPEEYGKQPKLWICEYCLKYMRLEKTYRYHMSECTHRQPVGKEIYRKGTLSIWEVDGREHKIYCQNLCLLAKLFLDHKTLYFDVEPFLFYILCEVDKHGAHLVGYFSKEKESPDGNNVACILTLPPFQRQGYGKLLIAFSYELSRIEQTVGSPEKPLSDLGKLSYRSYWSWILLEILRDFRGTLSIKDLSQMTSISQTDIISTLQSMNMVKYWKGQHVICVTPKLVEEHIKSSQFKRPRLTVDSSSLRWGAPPRKNVKPGKK from the exons ATGGCGGACACTGACCACAAGGGTAAAGATAGTTCGAGCGCGAAAGAATCGGGGGTAAAGCCGGAAAATCGTGAGAACAATTCAACGAACGGTGGCAAAGGATCTGGCGATGACGCGGATAGTCTCGAGGAACAACCCTTGGACATCGGGGAACACTACTTGGTCCGTAGATCGGATGATTCATGGC ATCCGGCGGAAATCATTCAGACGAGATATAATGAAGGGGAAGGCCACTATGAATACTATGTTCACTATGAAGGATATAATAGGAGACTGGACGAGTGGGTGCCTAGAGACAGGATAATGTCTAGCAGATTTGATATGAGCGATCAGAGCTGGAAGAATAGCGACAGGAATCCAGCGAGTGATTTGTTAGCCGATTCATCTGACAGAAAAATAACGCGAAATCAGAAGAGGCGACACGACGAAATAAATCATATACAGAAA ACCTACGCAGAAATGGATCCAACTACTGCTGCCTTGGAGAAAGAACATGAGGCCATAACCAAAGTGAAATATATTGACAGGATACAAATAG GACGATATGAAATAGACACGTGGTACTTCAGCCCATACCCCGAAGAGTATGGCAAACAGCCAAAGCTATGGATATGTGAATACTGTCTGAAATATATGAGGCTCGAGAAAACTTACAGATACCATATG AGCGAATGTACTCACAGACAGCCTGTCGGCAAAGAAATCTATCGCAAAGGGACTCTGAGTATCTGGGAGGTTGATGGAAGAGAGCACAAAATATACTGCCAGAATCTCTGTCTGTTGGCCAAATTATTTCTTGATCATAAAACGCTCTATTTCGATGTCGAgccttttttattctatattcTCTGCGAAGTGGATAAACATGGAGCTCATTTAGTTGGCTACTTTTCGAAG GAAAAGGAATCACCAGATGGAAATAACGTTGCTTGCATTCTAACTCTGCCCCCGTTTCAACGACAAGGATATGGGAAGCTGCTCATCGCATTCAGTTACGAATTGAGCAGGATTGAGCAAACTGTTGGGAGCCCTGAAAAGCCTCTTAGTGATTTAGGAAAGCTTTCGTACAGAAGCTACTGGAGTTGGATTCTCCTGGAGATATTAAGAGATTTTAGAGGGACGCTCAGCATTAAAGATCTGAG TCAAATGACCAGTATCTCACAGACTGACATCATCTCAACTCTCCAAAGCATGAATATGGTCAAGTACTGGAAAGGACAGCATGTAATTTGCGTGACTCCGAAATTGGTTGAAGAACATATCAAAAGCAGCCAGTTTAAGCGACCTCGTTTAACGGTTGACTCGAGCTCTCTACGATGGGGAGCACCACCacgtaaaaatgtaaaaccaggaaagaaatga
- the LOC124409223 gene encoding D-aspartate oxidase — translation MKIAVIGGGIVGLTTSLELRQSEFRNSDITIFASSFNDTTSHVAAGLFRVGNAFSGPTENVTRKWVKDAYEYYDNIRKSSEAAIAGVTEVSGYIFAKSNPNLVENRWLHGLVPVYRKAKPDEFELVGGEWNYGTFFTTLLTECTLHLPWTTLKLQETGVKLIEKKINSIKELSPSFDLVINCTGMGARYLCNDRRLVPIRGQVAKVRAPWIKTSFYGELDTYIIPGFNGICTLGGVRSFESESSVICPHEYAAIRERCNKLVPSLAKGETIRHLTGIRPHRETVRVEPEQSPSYGKTKVVHNYGHGGYGVCTAPGTAKYAVHWAKELQISTSKL, via the exons ATGAAAATCGCGGTAATTGGAGGTGGTATCGTCGGTTTGACAACTTCCCTTGAACTGAGACAATCAGAATTTCGAAACTCCGACATCACTATCTTTGCTTCCAGTTTCAACGATACTACAAGCCACGTAGCTGCCGGATTATTTCGCGTTGGTAACGCATTTTCTGGACCCACCGAAAATGTAACCAG AAAATGGGTTAAGGATGCGTACGAATATTACGATAATATTCGTAAAAGCTCCGAAGCAGCTATTGCCGGTGTTACCGAAGTTTCTGGGTACATCTTTGCCAAAAGCAATCCAAATTTAGTCGAG AACCGTTGGTTACATGGCTTGGTTCCTGTGTACCGAAAGGCAAAGCCAGATGAATTTGAATTGGTTGGCGGTGAATGGAATTACGGAACATTCTTTACTACATTGCTTACCGAATGTACGCTGCACCTACCGTGGACAACGTTGAA GCTACAAGAAACCGGTGTAAAGctgatcgagaaaaaaattaatagcaTCAAAGAATTATCACCCAGCTTCGATTTGGTAATTAATTGCACAGGTATGGGTGCCCGGTATTTGTGTAACGACCGACGTCTAGTCCCTATCCGGGGACAGGTGGCAAAG GTAAGAGCGCCTTGGATTAAAACATCTTTCTACGGCGAATTGGACACGTATATTATTCCGGGATTCAATGGAATTTGCACTCTTGGTGGTGTGCGAAGCTTTGAATCCGAGAGCAGCGTCATTTGTCCACATGAATATGCAGCGATTCGCGAAAGGTGCAACAAGTTGGTTCCCTCGCTTGCAAAAGGGGAAACCATCAGACATTTGACTGGAATTAGACCGCACCGAGAAACCGTGCGCGTGGAACCAGAACAAAGTCCGAGTTACGGGAAAACCAAA GTGGTTCATAACTATGGTCATGGCGGGTATGGTGTGTGCACTGCACCGGGTACAGCTAAATATGCTGTTCATTGGGCAAAGGAGCTTCAAATATCTACGTCGAAGCTCTAA
- the LOC124410648 gene encoding muscle M-line assembly protein unc-89-like isoform X1 produces the protein MRLWFSIPILLILACIILESAAVKTKRDSGDASKYRHKSSNPTEDHYSMNKLDHKKKSRIEKREVLKKKGQHRNGEANEKIDAGKFLKEESKERNGKMYYEEKSGKMSQNKISKSKENVKNDKHTDKVAKAKSKKSKRSTELEAPNETLDNAAGYLAGFKKNAHSNFDPASKREKSKDKVTKKSGCGIGKSVDSKLKEEFSVNSEPVSDIQSPKETTSALDCNDKRGESKEFKKQKMNSEKIKKQKHNNNSNDLHKGNINLKESESPEEKNHEITKPVQPDGKKIKYRNDLPENSYYLNEDGLIKKKTAKNENAKQKISEKISEDELECKPRINDCKLNVPDTPIYETDMPDKYKSGTCNLEDDHATEQSKTCYRPKESKCHANDVVKNSVAGTKQEDMEQMSAQENKARDNNAEEKNSNGEESISENVVQDGSDTV, from the exons ATGCG GTTGTGGTTTAGCATTCCGATACTGTTAATACTGGCATGTATTATACTCGAGTCTGCGGCAGTGAAGACAAAAAGAGATTCTGGTGATGCATCAAAATATCGCCATAAGTCGTCAAATCCAACAGAAGACCATTATTCTAT gaaCAAATTagatcacaaaaaaaaatcccgtaTCGAAAAACGAGAAGTGCTTAAAAAAAAGGGGCAACATCGTAATGGAGAAGCAAATGAGAAGATTGATGCCGGTAAATTTCTGAAGGAAGAATCAAAGGAACGTAatggaaaaatgtattatgaagaaaaaagtggaaagatgagccaaaacaaaattagtaaaagtaaagaaaatgtTAAGAATGATAAGCATACCGATAAAGTAGCTAAAGCTAAATCTAAGAAAAGTAAGAGATCTACCGAGCTCGAGGCACCAAACGAAACTTTGGATAACGCTGCCGGCTACCTGGCTGGCTTTAAAAAGAACGCGCACTCCAATTTTGATCCAGCatcaaagagagagaaatctAAGGATAAAGTCACGAAAAAATCTGGGTGTGGTATTGGCAAATCAGTGGATAGTAAACTTAAAGAGGAGTTTTCTGTAAATTCCGAGCCAGTTTCGGACATACAGTCACCTAAAGAGACCACCTCTGCATTAGATTGTAATGATAAGAGAGGAGAAagtaaagaatttaaaaaacagaaaatgaattcagagaaaattaaaaagcaGAAAcacaataataacagtaatgatCTACATAAGGGAAATATCAACTTGAAAGAGTCTGAATCGCCAGAGGAGAAAAATCACGAAATTACAAAACCTGTTCAACCAGAtggtaagaaaattaaatatcggAATGATTTACCAGAAAATAGTTACTATTTGAACGAGGAtgggttgataaaaaaaaaaacagcaaagaatgaaaacgcgaaacaaaaaatttcggaaaaaatctCTGAAGATGAATTGGAATGTAAGCCTCGAATAAATGACTGTAAATTAAATGTTCCAGATACACCGATATACGAAACAGATATGCCAGACAAATATAAGTCTGGTACTTGTAATCTGGAAGATGATCATGCGACTGAGCAAAGCAAAACTTGTTACAGACCTAAAGAATCTAAATGTCATGCGAATGATGTTGTAAAAAATAGTGTAGCAGGTACTAAACAAGAAGATATGGAGCAAATGTCAGCACAAGAAAATAAAGCCCGAGATAATAATGccgaagagaaaaattcgaaCGGAGAAGAATCAATCAGTGAAAATGTTGTGCAAGATGGCAGTGACACAGTGTGA